Genomic segment of Paenibacillus sp. FSL R5-0623:
TGAATTCATCACTGCGGACCGAATTAAGACTCAATTTTACAGTTTGGATCAAAATCTTACCTTGTCCAACCGTATTCTTCTTTTGCAGGAATGGTTGCTGAGAGAACTTGTTTCGCTGGAACGTCTGGAACGGGAAGCAGACTGGGTTCAGGAGGAATTGAATTATCTGGACACGGATGAGTATGTGGAAGTTTTCCGCATGCTGCACAAAGAAAAGCCTGTGTTCGATGTGGCGGAAAAATACGCAGCACGAGATAACGGTAATAACAGCGCAGAGCAAGATGAGGGTGCCTTTAACTTTGGAGTGCGGGAAGAGGAGTTGCTTCGTCAGAAACTGGTGAAAGACATGTTTAAACCGTTAAGAAAGGGCGTGCGGAAATTCCAGTTCGTGGATGTGAAAGGGATATACGAACAACTATTTGTAGATGAAGCCGCTTATCGGGAACAAACGAATGGGGCAATCCCCCCACAGCACTGGCCTGAGATTTGTAAACAGACCAAGGCCATGATCCTTCAGAACAAGCTGTTTCATGAGGATGCTACTCCATATTTATATGTAAAAGAGATGATCGAAGGCGTACGGACGAACACAGAGATTCGTTATGTCTTTGTCGATGAAGGTCAGGATTATTCGGCGTTTCAATACGAATATCTGAAGAAACTGTTTCCTCGTGCCCGCATGACGGTGCTGGGGGATTTCGGGCAAGCGATCTTTATGCAGGCTACGGATTTGGCAGCATCCAACTCGCCGCTGGTTCACCTTTACGGAGCAGGCGAAACTACATTGATCCGGCTGGTACGCAGTTATCGTTCAACCAGAGAGATTGTTGAATTCACGAAATGCATGCTACCAGGGGGAGAAGAGATCAGACCCTTTGAAAGGGGAGATCAGAAGCCTCTTTTAACAAGATTGGAGGATGATAAGCTGCGTGGTGCGCAGATTCTCGCAGACATCGCCGTGCTTAAGGCGGAGGGGTTTGATTCCATCGCTGTGATTACAAAGACTGCGGCTGAAAGCCGTGACGCCTATGAAAGGTTACGAAGTCAAGGCGGCGAAGGGTTACAGCTCATAACAAAGGACACACAGATTTTCGAAAAAGGAATCATGGTTATTCCTGTGTACCTCGCCAAAGGCGTTGAGTTCGATGCTGTCCTGGTCTATGATGCTTCACCCGTTGCTTACAGCCAGGAATATGATCGCAAGCTTCTGTATACGGCATGCACACGAGCCATGCACCGACTTCATCTATACACAACGAGTGAGTGGTCACCGTTTGTGCAGGCGTTACCTGCGAATCTATATGACATAAAATCATAATCCATATGTAAATCCATTTTAAATGAAGGACAAAGAAAATGCGCGGAGCCTTTTTTCAAAGGTTATCGGGCATCTTCTTTTTTATAAAGAAATGAATCA
This window contains:
- the helD gene encoding RNA polymerase recycling motor HelD, with the translated sequence MDKTVEWKLEEERLVQVRNKLQARLDELEPKVAGLHEQAAEIRKRFWEEVTINTGSYTDFEDAFYTINQQSRVLAERERGHKLLTQQWKNTKRLLPTPYFGRFDYKEKGMTLTEQIYIGVSSFMDEDGLNFLIYDWRTPIASLYYDHSPGPASYDTPSGRIEGKMELKRQFQIQHGQLHSMFDSTETIGDELLQQVLAKGADSQMKSIVATIQKEQNAIIRDDRSRMLIVQGAAGSGKTSAALQRVAYLLYKHRQTVKADQIVLFSPNPMFTSYISTVLPELGEENMQQTTFQEYLNYWLDSSIRPEDAFDQIEYVLIAQNDPGYEARLEAIKYKASETFLQVLQNYGKWLGREGMRFNGIQFRGREFITADRIKTQFYSLDQNLTLSNRILLLQEWLLRELVSLERLEREADWVQEELNYLDTDEYVEVFRMLHKEKPVFDVAEKYAARDNGNNSAEQDEGAFNFGVREEELLRQKLVKDMFKPLRKGVRKFQFVDVKGIYEQLFVDEAAYREQTNGAIPPQHWPEICKQTKAMILQNKLFHEDATPYLYVKEMIEGVRTNTEIRYVFVDEGQDYSAFQYEYLKKLFPRARMTVLGDFGQAIFMQATDLAASNSPLVHLYGAGETTLIRLVRSYRSTREIVEFTKCMLPGGEEIRPFERGDQKPLLTRLEDDKLRGAQILADIAVLKAEGFDSIAVITKTAAESRDAYERLRSQGGEGLQLITKDTQIFEKGIMVIPVYLAKGVEFDAVLVYDASPVAYSQEYDRKLLYTACTRAMHRLHLYTTSEWSPFVQALPANLYDIKS